The Achromobacter deleyi region CCCAGCACGACCAGCAAGGCCGCGGCCGTCATGACTTCGCGAGCGCGCGCGGCGGCCAGCAGCCGGAACAGCGGGTTGAGCAACCAGCGACCCGCCGCCAGCAGGGCCAGGATGCACGCCATCGCGATGGCCGACTGCAGCCACGGATTGCCATCACCGGCGTTGCCCGCCGGGGCCAGCAAGGCCGCCAGCGCAAGCAGGGGGACGATGGCAAGGTCTTCGAGCAGCAGGATGGACACGATGCGCTGCCCCTGCGCGCTGGCAGTCTCGTCGCGCTCGGCCAGTATCTGCATCACGATGGCGGTGGACGACAGTACAAAGCCCATCGCCGCCATGAAGGCCGCAGGCCCGGACAATCCGGCCAGCAGCCCCACGGCCGTCAACAGACCGCCGCAAGCCAGCACCTGCGCGACGCCCAGGCCAAAGATCTCGCCCCGCAGCTTCCACAGGCGCGAGGGCTGCATTTCCAGGCCGATGATGAAAAGAAACATCACCACGCCCAGTTCGGCCACGTGCAGGATGGACTTGGGGTCGGAGAAGAAACCGATGCCGAACGGGCCGATGACCAGGCCAGCGGCAAGATAACCCAGGACCGATCCCAGCCCCAGCCGCTTGAACAAGGGGACGGCGACGACCGCCGCCCCCAGCAGGACGACGACATTGATGAGTTGATTGCCTTCGGAAGGCAGGGCCATGAGGCGCTCCTGGTTGCATGGCGGGCCAAAGCGCCTGAGACGCCGCCCTGCCCGCTTCACGCAGGCCTAGCCCATTTTCCGGCAATCCGCGGGATTGGCAATCAGGAACTTCGGTAAGAGAAAAAAACCGCCGCGAATCGCGGCGGTTTCGAGGACGGTGTGCAGCGCGGGTCAGTCGTCGCGGAATTGCATCTTGTAGAGCGAGGCGTACAGGCCATTGGCCGCCAGCAGTTCCGCGTGCGGTCCCTGTTCGACGATCTTGCCGGCATCCAGCACGATGATGCGGTCGGCATTCTGCACCGTGGAGAGGCGATGGGCGATGACCAGCGTGGTGCGTCCCTTCATCAGGCGTTCGAGCGAAGCCTGGACCTGGCGCTCGGACTCGTTGTCCAGCGCGGAGGTGGCCTCGTCCAGAATCAGGATGGGCGCGTTCTTGATGAGCGCGCGGGCAATCGCCAGGCGCTGGCGCTGACCACCGGACAGGCGGGCGGCGTTCTCGCCCACGGGCGTGTTCAGGCCCTGCGGCAGGCCTTCGACGAACTCCAGCAAATTGGCGGCGGCCAGGGCGTCGCGCACCTTCTGCTCGCTGGACTTGCCGGACGCGCCATAGCCGACGTTGGCGGCGATGGTGTCGTCGAACAGCACGACGTCCTGGCTCACCAGCGACAGGTGCGAGCGCAGGCTGCGCAGCGTCAGGTCCTCGATGGGCACGTCGTCCACGAGGATCTGGCCGCTGTCGGGCAACACGAAGCGCGGCAGCATGTTGACCAGCGTGGTCTTGCCGCTGCCCGAACGTCCCACCAGGGCCACGGTCTGCCCCGGCTCCACGACGAAGGTAGCGTTGCTGACCGTATCGCGGTCGGCGTCGGGGAAGCGATGCGTGACGCTGCGGAATTCAACCTTGCCGCGCACCGGCTCGGGCAGCTCCTTGGAGCCGGTCTCGTTTTCCGGAATCTGGTCGATCAGCGTAAACACGCTTTCGGCGGAAACCAGCATCTTCTGCATTTTGGCGGCGACGTTGGTCAGGCGCTTGATCGGGTCGAAGATCTGGGCCAGCGCGGCCATGAAGGAGGCGAAGCTGCCCACGGTGAGCGCGCCACTGTTGGCCTGGCTGAGCGCCACGGCGATGACCGCGCCGACCGAAATCGAGATGCACACCTGGGTCAGCGGCGTCAGGGCCGCATCGGCCGTGGCGGTGCGCATGGCGAAGCGGCGCAGGCGCCGGCTGACGAAATCAAACCGGCCGCGCTCGACTTCGTAGCCGTCGAACAGCTTGATGACGCGCTGGCCGTCGATGCCTTCGCCAACCACGCGGGTCAGTTCGGCGTTCATATTGACGGTTTCGCGGTTGATGCGGCGCAGGCGCTTGATGAAGAAACGCGAGATCAGCACCGATACCGGCAGCATGACCAGGATGATCAGCGTCAGCACCCACGACATGTACAGCAGCACGCAGATCAGCGCGACGACGACCAGGGTCTCCCGCACCAGGACGGTAATGACGTCGGTGGCATAGCCGGTGACGTTGCCGGCGTCGATCGTGAAACGGTTCAAGAGGCGGCCGGTGTCACCGCGCTTGAAGTCGGCATCCGGCAGGCCCAGCAGGCGCTCGAACATGTCCCGGCGCATGCCCAGCAGCACGTTATTGGCCACCCAGGCCAACAGATAATCGCTGAAGAAGTTGCAGATTCCGCGCAACAGGATCAGGCCCACGACCGCCAGCGGCAGGGCCCAGACGTAATAGGGTTTGGTGCCGGAGAAGCCGCCGTCCAGCAAGGGCTTCATAATGACGGCCAGAACGGGTTGCGTGGCCGCCGCGCCCGCCATCAGCAGGATGGCCGCCACCAAGCCCTTCCAATAGGAACCCACGCGGCTGTAGATCCGGCTCCAGAGTTCAGCTTTGACGGGTTGAGAACTCGCGGGCGCGTTGGGTGCGGCAGAATTCAAAGGGATCACTCGCTTTTATACAATTGTGCCCAGAATTGTACCGGCTGCGCGCCCCCGCGCTGGCTCCTGCCCCCTTAGCCCTAACTGCGCATCGCGCCCATCCATGTCCGATATCAGTAGCTTGTACGTCCGGTTGCCCAATTGGGTGGGCGATGTCTGCATGAGCCTGCCCAGCCTGCGCGCCTTGCACGCCAGCGGCCTTCCCTTGGTGATCTGCGCCCGCCCCTGGGCCCGCGACCTGCTCGACGGCGTGGCGAAACAGGATTTCATCCCCATGTGCGGCAAAGTGGGCCCCGACCGGGCGGCCGTCAGCGCCCATCGGCGAGGCCAGGGCGCCCGGGGCCGCCACGCCCGCGGGCTGCTGCTGCCGGACTCGCTGTCCAGCGCGCTGGTCTTCCGCCTGGCCGGCCTGCCTTCGGCGGGCTATCGGGACGACGGCCGCAGCTTTCTGCTGCGCTGGCCCTACGCCAAGCCCGCCGAATCGCTGCATGCCGTCGAATCCTGGCACCATCTGACGCGCGAAGCCCTCAAGCGCTGGGGCCTGCCTTCCGGCCCCGCTCAGCCCGGCCCGACGCTGGACCTGCCCTTGACCCCGGCCCACCATGGCGCCGCCGACCGGGCGCTGGAGGACGCCGGCCTTGCCGGCCAGCGTTTCGTGCTGATCGCGCCCACCGCCACTGGCCTGCACAAGGGCAAGATCAAGGTCTGGCCAGGATTCGATACACTTACCCGCGCCTTGCAGGCCCGCGGCCATACCGTGGTAATGTGCCCCCCTCCGGCCGAAACCGAAGAAGCCCGGCGCAATGCGCCGACGGCACAATTGCTGCCTCCCCTTTCGCTGGGCGCCTTCGCGGCGCTGACCGCCAGGGCGGCGCTGGTAATTTGTAACGATTCCGGCGTGTCGCACGTCGCCGCGGCCGCATCGGCCCGGGAGCTCACGCTCTTTGGCGTGACTCGGCCGGACAGGACTGGCCCCTGGTCGCCGCGCGCGGTATGCGTGGGATCGGAGCTGGCCTGGCCATCCCAGGAAGAAGTTGAACGGCAGGCCAACCGCCTGCTGGACGGTACGTAGTAATCAGGATTGTCTTGAAATGACCTTTTCCAGCTATCTCACGAATCTGATCATTCCCTACAACTTGTGCGTGACCCTGGTAGTCATCGGACTGGTGCTGGCGCTGTTCCGGCTCCGCAAGACCGGCGGCGCCATCATCGCGGCGGGTTTGCTTTGGGCGCTGGCCTGGTCCCTGCCCATCACGTCGATATGGGCCGGCGGCGCGCTGGAAAGCCGCTACCCGCACTTGCCGCCATCGGAGTCGCCAACGGCCGACGCCATCGTGGTGCTGGGCGGCAATACCGCCAACGGACGCGCCAATTGGTTCCTGCCCTATGACAAGGACACCGCCGTCGTGCGGGTGGACACCGCGGCCCAGCTCTACCTGGCCGGGCGCGCGCCCAAGGTGCTGCTGTCGGGCGGCGCTCTGGAAGGCGACGTCAGCGAAGCCCGGGGCATGGCCCACTCCATCCGCCAGCAGGGCGTGCCCGAAACGGCGCTGATCCTTGAGAATTCCAGCCGCACCACCTACGAGAACGCGGCCCTGACCGAAGACCAGCTCAAATCCCGCGGCATCGGCAAAGTCCTGCTGGTGACCTCCGCCCTGCACATGCCCCGCGCCATGGCCGCTTTTTCCAAGCAGGGCGTGGAGGCCATTGCCGCCCCCGCCCCTCCGCAGATCGTGCCGCCCGCGGACGGCTCCCTGCCCCTGTGGCTGCCCGACCAGCGCACGTTCGACGCCAGCCGCTCCATCCTCAAGGAATACGCGGGCCTGTTTGTCTATTGGCTGCGCGGGTGGGTATGAGCCTGGCGGCCGCCCCCGTACCGGACTGTCGGACGGGATGCGGGGCGTGTTGCATCGCGCCATCCATCACCCGGCCGATTCCGGGTATGCCGCAAGGCAAGCCTGCCGGCGTTCCCTGTATTCAACTATTGCCGGACATGCGCTGTGCAATCTTCGGCCAGCCGTCCCGGCCGGATTTCTGCGGCGGACTGCAGCCCCAGCGCGAAATGTGCGGCCCGGACCGCGAACACGCGATCCGCTGGCTGGATGACCTGGAGCGCGCAACAGCGCCCGGCCATTAGGAACGGGGTGAATTCCCCGCTTTTTCCACCAGCACCTTTTCATACAGGGCCTCATAGCGCGAGGCCACCGTTTCCCAACTCTGGGCCCGGGCGATCTCCAGGCCGCGCGCGGTCAGCGCGGCCCGCAGCTCGGGTTCCGAACCGAGTCGCTCCAAAGCTTGCGCCAACTGCGCGCCGTCGCGCGGGTCCTGCAGGATGAGCGCGTCCCGGTCCGCCGACAGGTATTGCGCAAATCCGCAGTAGACCGGGGAACTGACCACCACGGGCAGGCCGTGGGACATGGCCTCCAGGGGCGCCATGCCGTAACTGTCGTTCAGGGTGGGATGGGCATAAATATCGGCCGCGGCGAAATACTGGGCAACGTCGGGGGTGGGCTCGACCAGCGTGACTCGGCGGGCGATGTCGCCGGCGGCCCGGACACGGTTGCGCACGGGCTCATCGGCCCCCACGACCAGCAGCTTGTAGCGCGGCGGCAGCTGCGCCAGGGCGTCCAGCAAGGCAGGCAGGCCTTTGCGCAGCGGATTGCGCGCAACCAGCAGACAGCCAATGGTGTCCCCGTCCCAGCCCAGCCGGGCGCGGGCCGCATCGCGTCCGCCGGCCTGGACGGCCGTGGGCAGCTTGACGCCCGGCGCGATGATGTCCACCACCAACTGCTCGCCGTAGCTGCGGTGCAGCTGATCCATGATGAGGCCGGACACGGCCACCACGCGCCGCTTGGGCGTCTTGCGAATACGCAGTTTTTCCAGCAGCAGGTAGGTGGCCAGGCGCGGGCTGAGCCAGGCAGTCAGGCGCTGCAGCGGCCTGACCCGGGTGACGCGGTTGTAGCGCACCGGCGTCACGTGCATGACCTGGATCTCTCCAACCCAGCCGTTCATGTGCGAATGCACGATGTCGTAGCGTCCCCGCGTGAGACGATCCGCGCGCCAGGCAAAGTGCAGCACCCGCATCCAGCTGGGCAGCCAGCCGGGAAAGCGCACCGGCAGGAAGTCGAACGGCAGGTCGCTGTCGAAGTCGCGCGCGACGACGGACACGTCGTGGCGCTGGCCCAGCACTCGCATCAGTTCCACGCCATAGGCTTCGGCGCCTCCGAAACGATTGCCGAAACGGTCAACCAGAAGCGCAATGCGGAGCCGCCGATCACCGGCGCCGGCGGGAGTCTTCATACCGGGTCAGACACTTCTGGAGGAAACGGATGATGTTGGTGGAGCGGGCCACCGTCACCCGCGGCAAGCCGAAAGGATCATCAGACGCCGCCGCCAGGCCGCGCTGAGTCAGCGTGGCATTGTGATAGCCGGCTTCGCGCGCCATGGTTCGGTGTTCCGGCCCCTGGTGGCCGTACGGATAGCAAAGGGCGGTGACGGGCTCGCCCAGAGCCTGTTCCAGTTCATTCTTGGATTCGACGATCTGGCGCCGCGCATCTTCCAGAGGGATCTTGGGCAGGTCGACGTGGTCCAGGGTATGCGAGCCGACCTCGTTGCCGGCCCTGGCCCATTCGCGCATTTCAGCCACTGTCATCAGGGCCGAGAACGGGATGCCCTTATCCAGGTCCCATACATTGCCGCCGTCGAATTGGCGCGCCACGAAATAATTGGTGGCGGTAAATCCCAGTTCACTCAGCACCGGCATCGCGTTGTGATGGACATTGCGATAGCCGTCGTCGAACGTGATGCCGAACACCTTGCCCTGCCGCTCGCCACGCACATAAGGCATCACGTCGCGCATGGACAGGCCGCGATAGCCCAGCCGGCGCATCCAGCGCATCTGGCGGGCAAAACTATCGGGGTGTACCGTCAGTCCGCGAAACGGCGTGCC contains the following coding sequences:
- a CDS encoding YdcF family protein produces the protein MTFSSYLTNLIIPYNLCVTLVVIGLVLALFRLRKTGGAIIAAGLLWALAWSLPITSIWAGGALESRYPHLPPSESPTADAIVVLGGNTANGRANWFLPYDKDTAVVRVDTAAQLYLAGRAPKVLLSGGALEGDVSEARGMAHSIRQQGVPETALILENSSRTTYENAALTEDQLKSRGIGKVLLVTSALHMPRAMAAFSKQGVEAIAAPAPPQIVPPADGSLPLWLPDQRTFDASRSILKEYAGLFVYWLRGWV
- a CDS encoding glycosyltransferase family 4 protein, with translation MKTPAGAGDRRLRIALLVDRFGNRFGGAEAYGVELMRVLGQRHDVSVVARDFDSDLPFDFLPVRFPGWLPSWMRVLHFAWRADRLTRGRYDIVHSHMNGWVGEIQVMHVTPVRYNRVTRVRPLQRLTAWLSPRLATYLLLEKLRIRKTPKRRVVAVSGLIMDQLHRSYGEQLVVDIIAPGVKLPTAVQAGGRDAARARLGWDGDTIGCLLVARNPLRKGLPALLDALAQLPPRYKLLVVGADEPVRNRVRAAGDIARRVTLVEPTPDVAQYFAAADIYAHPTLNDSYGMAPLEAMSHGLPVVVSSPVYCGFAQYLSADRDALILQDPRDGAQLAQALERLGSEPELRAALTARGLEIARAQSWETVASRYEALYEKVLVEKAGNSPRS
- the msbA gene encoding lipid A export permease/ATP-binding protein MsbA, which encodes MNSAAPNAPASSQPVKAELWSRIYSRVGSYWKGLVAAILLMAGAAATQPVLAVIMKPLLDGGFSGTKPYYVWALPLAVVGLILLRGICNFFSDYLLAWVANNVLLGMRRDMFERLLGLPDADFKRGDTGRLLNRFTIDAGNVTGYATDVITVLVRETLVVVALICVLLYMSWVLTLIILVMLPVSVLISRFFIKRLRRINRETVNMNAELTRVVGEGIDGQRVIKLFDGYEVERGRFDFVSRRLRRFAMRTATADAALTPLTQVCISISVGAVIAVALSQANSGALTVGSFASFMAALAQIFDPIKRLTNVAAKMQKMLVSAESVFTLIDQIPENETGSKELPEPVRGKVEFRSVTHRFPDADRDTVSNATFVVEPGQTVALVGRSGSGKTTLVNMLPRFVLPDSGQILVDDVPIEDLTLRSLRSHLSLVSQDVVLFDDTIAANVGYGASGKSSEQKVRDALAAANLLEFVEGLPQGLNTPVGENAARLSGGQRQRLAIARALIKNAPILILDEATSALDNESERQVQASLERLMKGRTTLVIAHRLSTVQNADRIIVLDAGKIVEQGPHAELLAANGLYASLYKMQFRDD
- a CDS encoding YkgJ family cysteine cluster protein, which codes for MSLAAAPVPDCRTGCGACCIAPSITRPIPGMPQGKPAGVPCIQLLPDMRCAIFGQPSRPDFCGGLQPQREMCGPDREHAIRWLDDLERATAPGH
- a CDS encoding glycosyltransferase family 9 protein, coding for MSDISSLYVRLPNWVGDVCMSLPSLRALHASGLPLVICARPWARDLLDGVAKQDFIPMCGKVGPDRAAVSAHRRGQGARGRHARGLLLPDSLSSALVFRLAGLPSAGYRDDGRSFLLRWPYAKPAESLHAVESWHHLTREALKRWGLPSGPAQPGPTLDLPLTPAHHGAADRALEDAGLAGQRFVLIAPTATGLHKGKIKVWPGFDTLTRALQARGHTVVMCPPPAETEEARRNAPTAQLLPPLSLGAFAALTARAALVICNDSGVSHVAAAASARELTLFGVTRPDRTGPWSPRAVCVGSELAWPSQEEVERQANRLLDGT
- a CDS encoding polysaccharide deacetylase family protein — protein: MSIPILMYHQIGMPNPKGTPFRGLTVHPDSFARQMRWMRRLGYRGLSMRDVMPYVRGERQGKVFGITFDDGYRNVHHNAMPVLSELGFTATNYFVARQFDGGNVWDLDKGIPFSALMTVAEMREWARAGNEVGSHTLDHVDLPKIPLEDARRQIVESKNELEQALGEPVTALCYPYGHQGPEHRTMAREAGYHNATLTQRGLAAASDDPFGLPRVTVARSTNIIRFLQKCLTRYEDSRRRR